GGCTGtgagcagcccaggcagaaTGGATGGGTATAATAGAGCCCCCTTCCCTAAGGGACTcccccaccacctcctcctcctcttcctcctcccacttTACATCCCTGCTGCACACACCTGTCTCCTACTAGAGAATTTAAGCAACTCTAAAATAAAGCTAGGAGGATCCCCTGAGGATCAGTGCATTGCCATTCCCCAAAAGCAGCACATGGACCCTGCCTCTCCCACTGGACATAAAACAAGCTTGCTGCAGATGACGCCCACACTGCATATCCAGAGGAAGCTCTACTGAGCCCTGACTCACCAGCATCTCCAGCAAGGCCTCTGGCACGCGTGTGGATGTGCAGCAGCACAAAAGCCTCCaggaagaggagcaggaagGCGAGACTCAGCCGTTCACTGTGCAGAAGCATCAAGAGGAAGCCCAGCAGGGTGAGCGCTATGACCAGGGCTGCCGAGTAGACGCTGCCCAGCCCATAGGCTGCAATGGTGGCCCTGCAGTTACCCCGCTCCAGGCAGCTCTTCTGAGACTCCTGCATCCTCTTGTAGATCTGAGGGATGACGTGGAGGAAGTTGACTTCAGAGCCGGGAACCCCCAGGTAGGGAGTGACGATGGATCCTGCTGACTCCCGTGTGTCCTTCGCGAACACTGTCATGGGATtgcacagcaggagcagcagccccacgGATGCTAGTCCATAGACAGCCCATGGAAAGGCAACAACTGCCAcctgcaccagctcctgcagcttccCAAGAGAGTCATCAGCACTGGAGGCAACGGCCCAGTAGCAGGCAATGCAGAGGACCACCAGTGGGAAACCCCAGCGCACGAAGAGCACAAGGGGGTCCGAGCTGTTCAGGTTGCCGTAGCGCCGCAGCCAGCTCCGCACTGCATAGACCAGCCCAGCCAGCAAGGCAACACACAGGAGGTAGAAGAGATTCTTGGCTCGCGTGTTTCTCAGGCTGGCAaggggggagaggaaaagagaaggccGACACTGAAGGATTTCTTCGCGGCACTGGTGGAAGAAACCAGAGAGGCGCACACAGACCAGAAGCATGGCCACGAGGCACAGCAGGTACCAGATCTCTCTCCGATAAGAAGAAAAAccaaggagctgctgcttggGGCCTTCTGGCACAGTCAGGCGACCATCCCAGTGGAGCTTCCCTACTAGCAACATCACCAGCGAGGCCAGCAGGAATGGGGCCACCCTGGCCTCAGCCACGACAAAGCTATCAGAGAACATAGCTCCGCAGCGGAAGAGCAGAATGCCCATGGGGaaggccagccccagccactCTCGCAGCCTCTGCCTCAGGCCAATGCTGGCCAAGGGTGGCTGACTGCCCGCCAAACGGGCTCGCTTGGGATGccggccccaccagtgccaaaaaaaacccagctgagaAGCAGCGGCTGCCCATGATGACATCAGGAGGAGATCCAGCCCCTCCTGGGTGAAGGCATGGGCCAGCCCAAGCAGAACAGTTACCACGAGGCCCCAAAGCAGCGGGTACAGGAGGCAGCTGCGATAGAAACAGTCCGATGATGCAGCCAGCTCTGAGGCCACATAGCAGAGCAAGCAGGAAGCAGCAATAAGGGTGCAGCCTCCCACCATACGCAGGGGATGGAAGCGGGCCCAAGACTGGGTGCACACAGCCCGTGCCTCCCGCAGGTAGAGCTGGAAGCGACTGATGAGGCTTCCCAGCCTGGACTCCAGTTCCGGAGGCACCAGTGTTGACCCCTGCACCTGGGCCAAGAGCTGACTGTGCTCCTCCACAGCGCTGGAGAAGAGCTCCTGcaggtgctggagctgctctgctggcaggtcCTGAGCCACCAGCGAGTAGGAGTGCAGGAAGCGGTCCACCTATGGGAGAGGGGACACTGGGTCAGACAGCGGCACTGGGACCACTGGGAACGGGATTCATTGCCTCGCACAGCCCCTTCAGAATGGAAACAGCCTCAGTCTGCCAACCCCTGCCAGGACAGACCTGTCCCCAGCCACATAACCCAGGGCTGGTCACTTAAATCCAGGATGTGACTTGCAGGAAACACAATCCCTCTGCCAAACCCCTCTCAAGTGATGTATCCATCCTGACAGCCACACTGACTCCTCTCAGTTCTTCACCTGCAGGTGTATGCCTGGTAATGCTGTGTATCAGTAAGAACTTCTACACAGAGTTTTTGGTAACAATAAGGCAAACAAGCCCCCAGAAGTCTGAGTCATTACTACCTATTAATCTGCACCCCATGTTGACTTTTACATTGTTTGTCTGAGGACAGACAGCTTATAGTTGATCAGATCAAATTGCTCCCCCTTCTTCAATACAGGCACATTAACCCACTGTACCATAAGCTAAGGACAGCTCACTCTGCTTTCCACTTCAAGAGGACAGGAACAGAGGCAGCTATGATCCCAAAAGttgtaaaaaaagtcttaccAGGGCATTAACAGGGCAGGGCACCCATACAAACATCCAGCCGCTCAGCAGTGTAGGTCTGCTCAAACACTGAAACATCCCAACACCTTCACATACTTCCCAGCTGCCTCAGAGCACAGACAGAATCAGTCTGCCCCTACCCATGAATGGCAAACATAGGCACCAGCTCTCCCACAGGCCTGCACAATTTTCCTGGTGTGCAAAAGCTTCTTCACCACCAACACGATCGAGCCAGAAAACTCCTCAGACAAATGAgtgcaaatatttaaacaggCAGGATTGGATAACACTAATTCCTAACAGAAGATGATCGATATTCTTGGTGACTAACAAGACAGTAACGTACACTACACTATCATCTTTAAATGACAAAGCACTCTGCTGCTCTATAAAtacacagcagagatgctgaacACTTCCGCCCTCCCATCAGCGATCATATCCACTCCAGCTCCTCACTGCCTTGCACCAGTGGTGTCCAACTGTCACCAAAGaactggctgggggctgcaggagtTATTGTTGTGCTCCTAGCAATCCAAGGGTCCCTCAAAGGCAGACCAGCACTTAGCTGAGACACATGTTGCAATGCATGTGGCAAATCTGGTTCTGGACCATGAGATCCACCGAGCCACAACAGATGGCCCTCATGCCCTCCATGGAGGCTCTGGCTCGCCCTGGTAGATGGCCTGCTCCATTGCCTGGGCTTCTTTTATACCTGGTATAGTCACTCTCATTCAAGATTTGTCCTTCAGAAATTAGGGTTCTGTATTTTGTTGCACTTGGTATAAACTGTTCCTTCTCTACTCCACTTCACTGGCACCTGTTAAATGATGATTCTTTTACTCAGTCATTCattactgttttccttctgccactGGTCTAGAACTAGAATAGTTCTTTAGCTAAcactttctctttcaaaactgAAGCAGCATCGAAACATCCATTTGTACTCCTGAATCTCCATTAACAAGACTTGCCCCTAGCCGTCTTCAGCCTTGAGGAACCAGCCTCCCTGCCAGACTCTCCAGTCACCAAATCCACCTGTCTGGGACCAACCCTCACCCTGAAGTGAATACCACCTTCCCAGCCAGTATTTTACACACTGCAGCACTCAACATCTAGCACTAAACAGGTAACTCTCATTTCTCTTTTGAGAAAATGATGCAACCTTTTACTGGAGTAAACACTGCAAAGGAGGTAACTCTTCAAAATAAGTTCCCCACGAAGACAACACCTTGCCACCACGTCACCTCCACCAAACAGAAGAGGCTTGTGCTTAAAATGCcattccttctcctctccagttCAATGGGGAGGCCTACCTGCTTGGCGTTGATGTGATAGACCGAGAGCTGCTGCAAGGCTGCAGACACAGCATCGCCATCCCCGGAGAACAGCTCAGCCATCACCTCCCCGATGTTACTGTAGGGGATGGGCACACCCAGGAGCAGGGCCACAGTGGGCACCAGGTTCACCTGGGCAACAGCCTCGGGCTCCTGGAGAGGGAAAAATTGGAAATTTGGAAAGAACACAGCAACATGGCTTTTCACTGGGACTAGAGGATGATGGGGAAGACTTTCCTCTTCAGAGGAGAATATGGGTGAGCCAGGAGTGGGAAAATGCAGGGGAAGGCAgcggcacagctctgccctccctAAGCGCCCTGTGGAGGGGAGGATGcttgctgggagctgcaggtcCTTAGGTATGCCCCTGGCTGCTTAACAGCTCACCGGGCCCTACTCAAACAC
The window above is part of the Falco cherrug isolate bFalChe1 chromosome Z, bFalChe1.pri, whole genome shotgun sequence genome. Proteins encoded here:
- the PIGO gene encoding GPI ethanolamine phosphate transferase 3 isoform X1, with amino-acid sequence MQRWPVLLFLAWVCLLFFAGIGLFMSGFLLTRIELASSSSCSDPLVPPPWERQSLPLGSCWAPQRFSKAVLVIIDALSFEFARFNPAKASPLPYENKLSFLHHLATSQPRHARLYRFRADPPTATMQRIKGLTTGSLPTFIDVGSNFATYAIQEDNLLAQLVQNGRRVVFMGDDTWEGLFPKKFFRSYFFPSFNVKDLHTVDDGILQHLYPTVDSGEWDMLIAHFLGVDHCGHKHGPDHPEMAKKLTQMNEMLRSLVDHLGNDTLLLVAGDHGMTDTGDHGGDSEKEVNAALFVYSRTPLFGTGPPEEPEAVAQVNLVPTVALLLGVPIPYSNIGEVMAELFSGDGDAVSAALQQLSVYHINAKQVDRFLHSYSLVAQDLPAEQLQHLQELFSSAVEEHSQLLAQVQGSTLVPPELESRLGSLISRFQLYLREARAVCTQSWARFHPLRMVGGCTLIAASCLLCYVASELAASSDCFYRSCLLYPLLWGLVVTVLLGLAHAFTQEGLDLLLMSSWAAAASQLGFFWHWWGRHPKRARLAGSQPPLASIGLRQRLREWLGLAFPMGILLFRCGAMFSDSFVVAEARVAPFLLASLVMLLVGKLHWDGRLTVPEGPKQQLLGFSSYRREIWYLLCLVAMLLVCVRLSGFFHQCREEILQCRPSLFLSPLASLRNTRAKNLFYLLCVALLAGLVYAVRSWLRRYGNLNSSDPLVLFVRWGFPLVVLCIACYWAVASSADDSLGKLQELVQVAVVAFPWAVYGLASVGLLLLLCNPMTVFAKDTRESAGSIVTPYLGVPGSEVNFLHVIPQIYKRMQESQKSCLERGNCRATIAAYGLGSVYSAALVIALTLLGFLLMLLHSERLSLAFLLLFLEAFVLLHIHTRARGLAGDAEPFSVPWYAVISWLLAASQFFYSTGHQPIFPAIHWNAAFVGFHLDHSTKLLPAVLVGANTFASHILFAVGCPLLLLWPFVCEMPNSQRKKPKKESREELQEVEEHMMEMRLRESPEKFSTALLQLGLKYLFVLGTQLLACVCAAMILRRHLMVWKVFAPKFLFESLGFMVSSICLLLGISLVMRVDCAVSTWFSQLQLR
- the PIGO gene encoding GPI ethanolamine phosphate transferase 3 isoform X3, producing the protein MEPEEQLNFDTCLCRGTQCSGKYTTAQLPAWEAGAQCCSQQRVIGSQLSEEVDSGEWDMLIAHFLGVDHCGHKHGPDHPEMAKKLTQMNEMLRSLVDHLGNDTLLLVAGDHGMTDTGDHGGDSEKEVNAALFVYSRTPLFGTGPPEEPEAVAQVNLVPTVALLLGVPIPYSNIGEVMAELFSGDGDAVSAALQQLSVYHINAKQVDRFLHSYSLVAQDLPAEQLQHLQELFSSAVEEHSQLLAQVQGSTLVPPELESRLGSLISRFQLYLREARAVCTQSWARFHPLRMVGGCTLIAASCLLCYVASELAASSDCFYRSCLLYPLLWGLVVTVLLGLAHAFTQEGLDLLLMSSWAAAASQLGFFWHWWGRHPKRARLAGSQPPLASIGLRQRLREWLGLAFPMGILLFRCGAMFSDSFVVAEARVAPFLLASLVMLLVGKLHWDGRLTVPEGPKQQLLGFSSYRREIWYLLCLVAMLLVCVRLSGFFHQCREEILQCRPSLFLSPLASLRNTRAKNLFYLLCVALLAGLVYAVRSWLRRYGNLNSSDPLVLFVRWGFPLVVLCIACYWAVASSADDSLGKLQELVQVAVVAFPWAVYGLASVGLLLLLCNPMTVFAKDTRESAGSIVTPYLGVPGSEVNFLHVIPQIYKRMQESQKSCLERGNCRATIAAYGLGSVYSAALVIALTLLGFLLMLLHSERLSLAFLLLFLEAFVLLHIHTRARGLAGDAEPFSVPWYAVISWLLAASQFFYSTGHQPIFPAIHWNAAFVGFHLDHSTKLLPAVLVGANTFASHILFAVGCPLLLLWPFVCEMPNSQRKKPKKESREELQEVEEHMMEMRLRESPEKFSTALLQLGLKYLFVLGTQLLACVCAAMILRRHLMVWKVFAPKFLFESLGFMVSSICLLLGISLVMRVDCAVSTWFSQLQLR
- the PIGO gene encoding GPI ethanolamine phosphate transferase 3 isoform X2 produces the protein MQRWPVLLFLAWVCLLFFAGIGLFMSGFLLTRIELASSSSCSDPLVPPPWERQSLPLGSCWAPQRFSKAVLVIIDALSFEFARFNPAKASPLPYENKLSFLHHLATSQPRHARLYRFRADPPTATMQRIKGLTTGSLPTFIDVGSNFATYAIQEDNLLAQLVQNGRRVVFMGDDTWEGLFPKKFFRSYFFPSFNVKDLHTVDDGILQHLYPTVDSGEWDMLIAHFLGVDHCGHKHGPDHPEMAKKLTQMNEMLRSLVDHLGNDTLLLVAGDHGMTDTGDHGGDSEKEVNAALFVYSRTPLFGTGPPEEPEAVAQVNLVPTVALLLGVPIPYSNIGEVMAELFSGDGDAVSAALQQLSVYHINAKQVDRFLHSYSLVAQDLPAEQLQHLQELFSSAVEEHSQLLAQVQGSTLVPPELESRLGSLISRFQLYLREARAVCTQSWARFHPLRMVGGCTLIAASCLLCYVASELAASSDCFYRSCLLYPLLWGLVVTVLLGLAHAFTQEGLDLLLMSSWAAAASQLGFFWHWWGRHPKRARLAGSQPPLASIGLRQRLREWLGLAFPMGILLFRCGAMFSDSFVVAEARVAPFLLASLVMLLVGKLHWDGRLTVPEGPKQQLLGFSSYRREIWYLLCLVAMLLVCVRLSGFFHQCREEILQCRPSLFLSPLASLRNTRAKNLFYLLCVALLAGLVYAVRSWLRRYGNLNSSDPLVLFVRWGFPLVVLCIACYWAVASSADDSLGKLQELVQVAVVAFPWAVYGLASVGLLLLLCNPMTVFAKDTRESAGSIVTPYLGVPGSEVNFLHVIPQIYKRMQESQKSCLERGNCRATIAAYGLGSVYSAALVIALTLLGFLLMLLHSERLSLAFLLLFLEAFVLLHIHTRARGLAGDAEPFSVPWYAVISWLLAASQFFYSTGHQPIFPAIHWNAAFVGFHLDHSTKLLPAVLVGANTFASHILFAGSWLPSAPALALCV